In a genomic window of Rubripirellula tenax:
- a CDS encoding DUF4159 domain-containing protein, which produces MKLNRSSVAIALSFAVIGIGSVVLAQRGRWRRDDSIETDRRGVPTWEVDSKFPADMFTFARVRYESYGGYGRGGGGWRTDYPDSDLNFSLRLQQLTSMKVNPDPVVVELTDEKLFDYPFLYLIEPGALVFDQAEVEALRRYCYNGGFLMVDDFWGDAQYENLARELKRVFPDRDPAEVPLSHEIFHCVYDMKEKPQVPAIGQAYRMANGQIGTWEQSWDGSDTRTPHYRAITDDEDRIMVFICHNTDLGDGWEREGEDQWYFDEFSVKKAYPMGINIVTYAMTH; this is translated from the coding sequence ATGAAATTGAACCGTTCATCCGTTGCTATCGCACTCTCGTTCGCCGTGATCGGTATCGGAAGCGTTGTGCTTGCCCAACGGGGCCGATGGAGACGCGATGATAGTATCGAAACCGATCGTCGCGGTGTGCCGACTTGGGAAGTCGATTCCAAGTTTCCAGCGGACATGTTCACGTTCGCGCGGGTCCGTTACGAATCCTATGGCGGTTACGGACGCGGCGGTGGCGGATGGCGAACCGACTATCCCGACAGCGACTTAAACTTTTCGCTGCGGTTGCAACAATTGACTTCTATGAAGGTCAATCCCGACCCAGTCGTGGTCGAGTTGACGGACGAGAAGTTGTTTGACTATCCGTTCTTGTACCTGATCGAACCCGGTGCGTTGGTGTTCGACCAGGCAGAGGTCGAAGCGCTGCGACGGTATTGCTATAACGGCGGATTCTTGATGGTCGACGATTTCTGGGGCGACGCGCAATACGAAAACCTAGCGCGCGAACTGAAGCGAGTATTCCCTGATCGCGATCCAGCGGAAGTGCCGTTGTCGCACGAGATCTTTCATTGCGTCTACGACATGAAAGAAAAGCCGCAGGTTCCCGCCATCGGCCAAGCTTACCGGATGGCAAACGGACAGATCGGAACTTGGGAGCAGTCGTGGGACGGCAGTGACACGCGCACGCCTCACTACCGGGCTATCACCGACGACGAAGATCGCATCATGGTTTTCATCTGCCACAACACGGATCTGGGCGACGGATGGGAACGCGAAGGCGAAGACCAATGGTACTTCGACGAGTTCTCGGTCAAGAAGGCCTATCCGATGGGCATCAACATTGTGACGTACGCGATGACCCATTAA
- a CDS encoding peptidase MA family metallohydrolase, which yields MLRLLAVSILAFITSVGSTATAADLTVANDLFLAGKYDEAKKIAAEQVDGGIWNERWPRLLIECQLVMGEYVSAVDTYETAMKRYPTSLTLRMLGLDAYRFAGESDEVIEAKAQILRLLESSPSRYASRDNLVAAGRFFAMRGEDARKILEHFYDRVRDADPEFLEAYVATAELAIEKGDFKVAADTLLRAELIAPEDPRIAFLSSQAWRNSDSEKSSAYLEESLSQNPRYIPGLIERAELAIDAEQYEVAHGAISSVLLVNVHEPAAWSLLAVLAHMEGQYEIESLMRAAALSTWKDNPAVDHMIGRMLSKKYRFAEGAAYQRRAIEFASDFRPAVFQLAQDLLRLGHEDTGWILADEVAKEDPYNVVAHNLSTLNEQVRGYTQIVSNGIEIRMEPREAAIYGDSVMNLLREAKLVLCEKYNVQLEDNIVVEIFPDQKDFAIRTFGLPGGAGYLGVCFGRVITANSPASQGASPSNWQSVLWHEFCHVVTLEKTRNRMPRWLSEGISVYEERMRDPSWGESISPTYRTMMLGDELTPVSQLSSAFLNPPTPMHLQFAYYESSLVIEFLIATHGLEALRRTLDDLSSGLPINDALTRNVGSIEKLDATFAEYAKQVALDFGGDADWSREDQPEKSDAAAMAKWIESNPQNYWALIAKSQQQIAAEQFEDAKSTLETIRDLGAVTGGQGGPLELLASVYRKTGEVESEKATLKQITAKSSDSLDAIERLITIAREESDWSTVLAYGDRFLAVQPLIETGHLAIVDAAEQIEEPQRVVEALSALENLDPVDPAALDYRKAKALYKLHRNLEAKQSVLKALDEAPRYRDAHRLLLEIEAGKPK from the coding sequence ATGTTAAGACTCTTGGCCGTTTCGATCCTGGCTTTTATCACGTCGGTTGGGTCGACGGCGACTGCGGCTGACTTGACCGTCGCAAACGACCTCTTTTTAGCCGGGAAGTACGACGAGGCGAAAAAGATCGCTGCTGAGCAGGTGGACGGTGGAATTTGGAATGAGCGTTGGCCACGATTGCTGATCGAATGCCAGTTGGTGATGGGTGAGTATGTGTCCGCCGTTGATACCTACGAAACGGCGATGAAACGCTATCCGACCAGCCTGACGCTGCGGATGTTGGGATTGGATGCCTATCGGTTTGCCGGAGAGTCCGACGAGGTAATTGAGGCGAAGGCACAGATTCTTCGACTGTTGGAGAGTTCACCGTCGCGATACGCCAGCCGCGACAACTTGGTTGCGGCGGGTCGCTTTTTTGCCATGCGGGGCGAAGACGCGCGAAAGATATTGGAGCATTTCTACGATCGTGTCCGTGATGCCGACCCCGAGTTCTTGGAAGCCTATGTCGCAACGGCGGAATTGGCGATTGAGAAAGGAGACTTTAAAGTCGCCGCCGACACGTTGTTGCGTGCCGAACTGATCGCGCCGGAAGATCCACGAATCGCATTTTTGTCGTCGCAAGCATGGCGGAACTCCGATTCCGAAAAATCGTCCGCCTATTTGGAAGAGTCGCTTTCGCAAAACCCGCGGTACATCCCCGGCCTGATCGAGCGGGCGGAGTTGGCGATCGATGCCGAACAATATGAAGTGGCTCATGGCGCGATCTCGTCGGTTTTGCTTGTCAACGTTCACGAACCCGCGGCGTGGAGTCTGCTTGCCGTGTTGGCTCACATGGAAGGCCAATACGAAATTGAATCACTGATGCGGGCCGCGGCGCTCAGTACATGGAAAGACAATCCCGCGGTGGATCATATGATCGGAAGGATGCTATCGAAAAAGTATCGCTTCGCCGAAGGAGCCGCCTACCAGCGACGTGCTATCGAGTTTGCATCCGACTTTCGGCCCGCCGTATTCCAGCTTGCTCAGGATCTGCTGCGACTCGGTCATGAGGACACGGGGTGGATCTTGGCCGACGAAGTCGCGAAGGAAGACCCCTACAACGTCGTCGCCCACAACTTGTCGACGCTGAATGAACAAGTTCGCGGTTACACGCAAATCGTTTCGAATGGGATCGAGATTCGTATGGAGCCGAGGGAGGCTGCGATCTACGGCGATTCCGTGATGAACTTGCTTCGTGAAGCCAAGCTAGTTCTTTGCGAAAAGTACAACGTTCAGTTAGAAGACAATATCGTCGTCGAGATTTTTCCCGACCAAAAAGACTTTGCCATTCGCACGTTCGGATTGCCGGGCGGTGCAGGGTACTTGGGCGTTTGTTTCGGGCGAGTGATCACCGCTAACAGCCCCGCGTCGCAGGGCGCATCGCCGTCGAATTGGCAAAGCGTGCTCTGGCACGAATTTTGTCACGTGGTGACGCTCGAAAAGACACGCAATCGAATGCCGCGTTGGTTGAGCGAGGGCATTTCCGTTTACGAAGAACGGATGCGAGACCCGTCGTGGGGCGAGTCGATTTCGCCGACCTATCGGACAATGATGCTGGGTGATGAATTGACGCCGGTTTCCCAATTGAGCAGCGCGTTTCTGAATCCGCCGACGCCCATGCATCTGCAATTCGCATATTACGAATCGTCATTGGTGATCGAGTTTCTGATTGCAACACATGGTCTGGAGGCACTGCGGAGAACCCTCGACGACCTTTCGTCGGGACTACCGATCAACGACGCATTGACGCGAAACGTTGGCTCGATTGAGAAGCTGGACGCAACGTTTGCCGAATATGCAAAGCAGGTCGCCCTCGATTTTGGCGGTGACGCGGACTGGAGTCGCGAGGATCAACCCGAGAAATCCGATGCTGCGGCAATGGCGAAATGGATCGAATCGAATCCGCAGAACTACTGGGCATTGATCGCCAAATCCCAGCAGCAGATCGCTGCGGAACAGTTTGAGGATGCAAAGTCGACGCTGGAAACGATACGCGACCTGGGTGCAGTAACGGGTGGCCAAGGTGGGCCCCTCGAATTGTTGGCTTCTGTCTATCGCAAGACCGGCGAGGTCGAATCCGAGAAAGCGACGCTGAAACAGATCACCGCCAAGTCCAGCGATTCGCTGGATGCCATCGAGCGATTGATCACGATCGCGCGGGAAGAGTCGGACTGGTCGACGGTGTTGGCATATGGCGATCGCTTTCTGGCCGTCCAACCATTGATCGAGACCGGACATCTGGCGATCGTCGACGCCGCCGAACAGATTGAGGAACCGCAACGAGTTGTCGAAGCCTTGTCGGCACTCGAAAATCTTGATCCGGTGGATCCAGCGGCGTTGGATTATCGCAAGGCGAAAGCGTTGTACAAACTTCATCGCAATTTGGAAGCGAAGCAAAGCGTGTTGAAGGCGCTCGATGAAGCACCTCGGTATCGGGACGCCCATCGGCTGTTACTGGAAATCGAAGCGGGAAAACCGAAATGA